The DNA region CATCAGGTCGTGCTCGAGGCCGCCACCGAGACCGGAACCCTCGGCCTCCTCGCGTGGCTGGCGGCCACCGTGCTGGCCGTCCGCGTCTGGTGGAAAGCCGGTCCCGTGGCGCGCGAGCGTGCATTCCCCGCCAGCGTGGCGCTGTTTGCGATCTTCTTCCCGCTGAACACGCACATGGCCTTCTATTCGGCATGGTGGGGTCTGCTCACCGCGTGGCTGTTCGCCGTGTGGTGCGCGGCGCTGCTCGTCGATCTGCCGGACCTGGAACCGTCCCGTGGCGCGTGAGCCGCTGTCGGTCGTCGTGACCACGTTCAACAGCGCGGCGACGATCGGCGCCTGTCTCGCTTCCGTCCGTTTTGCGGACGACATCGTCGTGCTGGATTCCGGATCGACCGATGAGACGCGCGACATTGCCGCGTCGCATGGGGCACGGGTGAGCATTCAGCCGTTCGCCGGCTACAGCGCACAGAAGCAGGCGGCGATCGATCTCGCCGTCCACCGCTGGGTATTGCTGCTGGACTCGGACGAGGCGCTGCCCGCCATCGCCGCCGAGCGGGTGAGGGCGGCGCTCGTCACGCCCGATGTCGCGGGTTTCGAGATGCTCCGTCGCGAGTGGGTGTTCTGGCGCTGGCAGCCCGGTCGCGCGCGCCTGAATCACTACGTGCGTCTGTTCGACCGCACACGCGCCGGCATGAGTGGTCACGAAGTACACGAGAGTGTCCTGGTGCGCGGGTCGGTGCGGCGCCTCGATGCCGTCATCGACCACTATGGCGAGCGCGATATCGACGGGCGGGTCGACAAGGCCAACCGTTACTCGACGTTGCAGGTGCGCGACCGGCAGACGCGCGAGCCGCGGATGCTTCGTCTGCGGATGGTGGTCTATCCCGCCATCGCTTTTGCCCGGTACTACTTCTGGCGCGGTCACTGGCGGGGCGGCTGG from Luteibacter mycovicinus includes:
- a CDS encoding glycosyltransferase family 2 protein, whose protein sequence is MAREPLSVVVTTFNSAATIGACLASVRFADDIVVLDSGSTDETRDIAASHGARVSIQPFAGYSAQKQAAIDLAVHRWVLLLDSDEALPAIAAERVRAALVTPDVAGFEMLRREWVFWRWQPGRARLNHYVRLFDRTRAGMSGHEVHESVLVRGSVRRLDAVIDHYGERDIDGRVDKANRYSTLQVRDRQTREPRMLRLRMVVYPAIAFARYYFWRGHWRGGWAGFIAARVHAFYAFLKYAKLYERRVSGGQRQDHGAFESERPED